From a single Planctellipticum variicoloris genomic region:
- a CDS encoding BMC domain-containing protein: protein MTSRLSLALLEINNLAPSFMVADQCSKTADVRILGIESADGQGQCIKLVGNVAAVTAAAERGVELARRMGSFGLYSIMAAPLEVTLQLADPKPVISPLLGSSDNRKPRENAMAMTNALGLLETQGLVAALHATDDMLKASNVTLAGKEKIGAAYVTIMIRGDVAAVQTAIEVGKQTVERLGGKLILADVIARPHADLASLLP, encoded by the coding sequence ATGACTTCTCGACTGAGCCTGGCCCTGCTGGAAATCAACAATCTGGCTCCGTCCTTCATGGTCGCCGACCAGTGTTCCAAGACCGCCGACGTGCGGATTCTGGGCATTGAAAGCGCCGACGGACAGGGGCAGTGCATCAAGCTGGTCGGCAACGTGGCTGCGGTAACCGCGGCCGCGGAACGGGGCGTGGAACTGGCACGCCGGATGGGTTCGTTCGGACTTTATTCGATCATGGCGGCGCCGCTGGAAGTGACCCTGCAGCTCGCCGATCCCAAGCCGGTCATCAGTCCGCTGCTGGGGTCATCCGATAATCGCAAACCGCGAGAGAACGCTATGGCAATGACGAACGCTCTGGGGCTGCTGGAAACGCAGGGACTGGTCGCGGCGCTGCACGCCACCGACGACATGCTGAAGGCGTCGAACGTGACGCTCGCCGGCAAGGAAAAGATCGGCGCCGCCTACGTGACGATCATGATTCGCGGCGACGTTGCCGCGGTGCAGACGGCGATCGAAGTCGGCAAGCAGACGGTCGAGCGCCTCGGCGGCAAGCTGATTCTCGCCGACGTGATCGCCCGCCCGCATGCCGACCTGGCCTCGCTCCTGCCGTAA
- a CDS encoding citrate/2-methylcitrate synthase, with protein sequence MSRGARFMVGPQVGDFMSELTPRLTASDRPPVGETAISSLDAGLHYCGYPLEDLVADASFLEIAHLLVHGDLPNREQLADTQASWLEHPELEGEVAGWLENVPIHVPLADVLRTGLSLLTQDDPRRGEATPIAIWQTLLRLQAQLPLLIAGRLRILQGRTLLPLRDDLTYAGNLYWLLKEREPTVAAEQALDALLICCAEHEFSPATYAVRLAASVRSDFSASIPAGLAVIRGALHGGLSQQVAGVYELLQSPAAAEMWAQATLEKQARLPGFWHRVYRTTDPRSEILAPLCHELAEETGQSGVEEVAAAIEHVVWDEQQMHPAVIWPAMRILKHLEFDAELAVPLFCLSRMTGWAGHYLEQTRNTRPVRPRARYIGPPPRRYLSPEERG encoded by the coding sequence GTGTCTCGCGGCGCCCGGTTCATGGTCGGCCCGCAGGTGGGAGACTTCATGTCTGAACTGACGCCCCGACTCACCGCTTCGGATCGCCCGCCCGTCGGTGAAACGGCGATTTCGTCGCTCGACGCCGGGCTGCATTACTGCGGCTATCCGCTCGAAGATCTCGTCGCAGACGCATCGTTTCTAGAAATTGCGCATCTGCTGGTGCACGGAGATCTCCCCAATCGGGAGCAGCTCGCCGACACGCAGGCGAGCTGGCTGGAGCACCCCGAACTTGAGGGGGAAGTCGCCGGGTGGCTGGAAAACGTCCCAATCCACGTTCCGCTGGCCGACGTTCTGCGGACGGGCCTGAGTCTCCTGACGCAGGACGACCCGCGACGCGGAGAAGCGACCCCGATCGCCATCTGGCAGACGCTGCTCCGGCTCCAGGCGCAGTTGCCATTGCTGATCGCCGGCCGACTCCGGATTTTGCAGGGACGCACGCTGCTGCCGCTGCGCGACGACCTGACCTACGCCGGCAACCTGTATTGGCTGCTCAAGGAACGCGAGCCAACGGTCGCCGCCGAGCAGGCGCTCGACGCCCTGCTGATCTGCTGTGCCGAGCACGAATTCAGTCCGGCGACGTACGCCGTTCGACTGGCGGCGTCGGTCCGTTCGGATTTTTCGGCGTCGATTCCGGCCGGCCTGGCGGTCATTCGCGGGGCGTTGCACGGGGGCCTGTCACAACAGGTCGCCGGCGTGTACGAACTGCTGCAGTCGCCGGCGGCGGCCGAGATGTGGGCGCAGGCCACGCTGGAGAAGCAGGCTCGTCTCCCGGGTTTCTGGCACCGCGTGTACCGCACCACGGACCCGCGCTCGGAAATCCTGGCGCCGCTGTGTCACGAGCTGGCCGAGGAGACCGGCCAGTCGGGGGTGGAAGAAGTCGCGGCCGCGATCGAGCACGTCGTGTGGGACGAGCAGCAGATGCATCCTGCGGTGATCTGGCCGGCGATGCGGATTCTGAAACATCTGGAATTCGACGCCGAACTCGCCGTGCCGCTGTTCTGTCTCTCCCGGATGACTGGCTGGGCGGGGCATTACCTGGAGCAGACCCGGAATACCCGCCCGGTCCGTCCCCGAGCCCGGTACATCGGCCCTCCGCCGAGACGCTACCTCTCTCCCGAGGAGAGAGGGTAA
- a CDS encoding alpha/beta hydrolase family protein, which yields MNVELCRVTTSDGLQLDGAFHPSAAEKSSTPVEAFLLVHGTGGNFYAGGVFETWARLSLAAGIPMLRINTRGHDGLAGRECVADCAQDLTAWLDWLADRGLRRIAIVGHSMGAVKTLFTEAHRPHDSVVACIALSPPRFCHTMLMADPRYTSFREAWRRSVELVAAGRGDEWLSVTQPLPLVITAAGFVEKYGPEDRYDFVPWLERLSKPTLFVVGEQTVATSPPFAGLPEAIERELSRMPDGSGLHVVPGGDMAYRPSPEEPFRRAMEWLSALSGRA from the coding sequence ATGAACGTAGAACTCTGCCGCGTGACGACCAGCGACGGCCTGCAGCTCGACGGGGCATTCCATCCGTCTGCCGCCGAGAAGAGTTCTACGCCCGTTGAAGCATTTCTGCTGGTCCACGGGACCGGCGGCAATTTTTATGCGGGCGGAGTCTTCGAGACCTGGGCGCGACTGAGTCTCGCGGCGGGAATCCCGATGCTGCGGATCAACACACGGGGCCATGACGGCTTGGCGGGCCGCGAATGTGTCGCGGACTGCGCGCAGGATCTCACCGCATGGCTGGACTGGCTCGCGGACCGCGGCCTCCGCCGCATCGCCATCGTCGGGCACAGTATGGGGGCGGTCAAAACGCTGTTTACCGAGGCCCATCGGCCGCATGACAGCGTCGTAGCCTGCATCGCGTTGTCGCCGCCGCGATTCTGCCACACGATGCTGATGGCCGACCCGCGCTACACCAGTTTTCGCGAGGCCTGGCGACGGTCCGTCGAACTGGTGGCCGCAGGCCGCGGTGACGAGTGGCTGAGCGTCACCCAGCCTTTGCCGCTGGTGATCACCGCCGCCGGCTTCGTTGAGAAGTACGGTCCGGAGGACCGTTACGACTTCGTGCCGTGGCTCGAACGGCTCTCGAAGCCGACGCTGTTTGTCGTCGGCGAGCAGACCGTCGCCACGTCACCGCCGTTCGCCGGTCTTCCGGAAGCGATCGAACGAGAACTGTCACGGATGCCTGACGGCAGCGGACTGCACGTGGTGCCCGGCGGCGATATGGCCTATCGGCCGTCGCCGGAAGAGCCGTTTCGGCGGGCGATGGAATGGTTGAGCGCCTTGTCCGGGCGCGCATGA
- a CDS encoding HEAT repeat domain-containing protein, whose translation MRWIKFCGAVLTTLSMTTLANAGLFNLGGCGAAKSCGCAPTHQPVCCKPVIVKPCHRTVHNYQRQCVGVKPLCSDNCAPSSCCAPAPAACAPAPACCAPAPKPACCAPAPAAAAPACCAPAPKPACCAPAPAAAAPACCAPAPMAAAPACCAPAPKPACCAPAPAPAAPACCAPAPAPSACAPAPAAATCAAPCAPAATACEPAKTCCADPCKVAALIYESQTACYARQRRAAIHKLGDKYDCVCNPEIMAAFIYALNDADESVRTKAADEIGDQIRKHGCCCPDVVAALTCALADCHRGVRREAQQALKLCGYDVVDGDCCKTACNTGCNSGCAPAASNCGPSSAPAAPAPMPATEGAPAPVPPATGLFKGRSLSTLLGMR comes from the coding sequence ATGCGTTGGATCAAGTTCTGTGGAGCTGTGCTCACCACGCTGAGTATGACGACGCTGGCGAATGCCGGCCTGTTCAACCTGGGTGGCTGCGGCGCGGCGAAGAGCTGTGGTTGTGCCCCGACTCATCAGCCGGTTTGTTGCAAGCCGGTGATCGTCAAGCCGTGCCATCGCACGGTCCATAACTATCAGCGTCAGTGTGTTGGTGTTAAGCCGCTGTGCAGCGACAATTGTGCGCCGTCCAGCTGCTGTGCTCCCGCTCCGGCCGCCTGTGCACCGGCTCCGGCCTGCTGTGCACCGGCTCCGAAGCCCGCCTGCTGTGCTCCGGCTCCGGCTGCAGCGGCTCCGGCCTGCTGTGCTCCGGCTCCGAAGCCCGCCTGCTGTGCTCCGGCCCCGGCCGCCGCTGCTCCAGCTTGCTGTGCTCCGGCTCCGATGGCAGCGGCTCCGGCCTGCTGTGCACCGGCTCCGAAGCCTGCTTGTTGTGCTCCGGCCCCGGCTCCGGCTGCTCCGGCCTGTTGTGCTCCGGCTCCGGCCCCGTCGGCCTGTGCTCCGGCTCCCGCTGCGGCCACCTGTGCCGCTCCGTGTGCTCCGGCTGCAACGGCCTGCGAACCGGCGAAGACCTGCTGTGCCGACCCCTGCAAGGTCGCCGCGCTGATCTACGAAAGCCAGACCGCTTGCTACGCTCGTCAGCGTCGTGCTGCGATCCACAAGCTGGGCGACAAGTATGACTGCGTCTGCAATCCCGAAATCATGGCCGCCTTCATCTATGCTCTGAACGATGCTGACGAAAGCGTTCGGACGAAGGCTGCTGACGAAATCGGCGATCAGATCCGCAAGCATGGTTGCTGCTGCCCGGACGTGGTTGCCGCTCTGACCTGTGCCCTGGCCGACTGCCACCGCGGCGTCCGTCGTGAAGCTCAGCAGGCTCTCAAGCTCTGCGGCTACGACGTCGTCGACGGTGACTGCTGCAAGACCGCTTGCAACACCGGCTGCAACTCGGGTTGTGCCCCGGCCGCTTCGAACTGCGGTCCGTCGTCCGCTCCCGCCGCTCCGGCTCCGATGCCGGCGACGGAAGGGGCTCCGGCTCCGGTTCCTCCGGCCACCGGCTTGTTCAAGGGCCGTTCGCTGTCCACGCTGCTCGGAATGCGTTAA
- the sucD gene encoding succinate--CoA ligase subunit alpha — MSILVDKQTRVICQGITGKAGLFHSQQCRAYGTPMVGGVTPGKGGTEVDGFPVFNTVADARAKTGANCSLIFVPPPAAADSILEAFDAGIELIVAITEGIPVLDMARVKRQMVNYPKSRLIGPNCPGIITPGIAKIGIMPGYIHKPGPVGLISKSGTLTYEAAWQLGNVGLGQSTAIGIGGDPIVGTMYIELLEMFQNDPQTESILMIGEIGGNAEIQAAEYIKEHVTKPVAAFIAGSTAPPGKRMGHAGAIISGGAGTAAEKVAALEAAGVVVAASPADMGAAVQRAIAARK; from the coding sequence ATGAGCATTCTCGTTGACAAGCAGACGCGCGTGATCTGTCAGGGCATCACCGGTAAGGCGGGGCTGTTTCACAGTCAGCAGTGCCGGGCCTACGGCACCCCGATGGTCGGCGGCGTGACGCCGGGCAAGGGGGGGACTGAAGTCGACGGTTTCCCGGTGTTCAATACCGTGGCCGATGCTCGGGCGAAGACGGGGGCGAACTGTTCGCTGATCTTCGTGCCGCCTCCGGCCGCCGCGGATTCGATTCTGGAGGCCTTCGATGCGGGGATCGAACTGATCGTCGCAATTACCGAGGGAATTCCGGTCCTGGACATGGCCCGCGTCAAGCGGCAGATGGTGAACTACCCGAAGTCGCGACTGATCGGCCCGAACTGTCCCGGAATCATCACTCCGGGCATCGCCAAGATCGGGATCATGCCGGGGTACATTCACAAGCCGGGTCCGGTGGGACTGATCAGCAAGAGCGGCACCCTCACCTACGAGGCCGCCTGGCAGCTCGGCAATGTCGGGCTGGGGCAGTCGACGGCGATCGGCATCGGCGGCGATCCGATCGTCGGGACGATGTACATCGAACTGCTGGAAATGTTCCAGAACGATCCGCAGACCGAATCGATTCTGATGATCGGCGAGATCGGAGGGAACGCGGAGATCCAGGCCGCGGAATACATCAAGGAGCACGTCACGAAGCCGGTCGCCGCGTTCATCGCGGGAAGTACGGCTCCTCCGGGCAAGCGGATGGGACATGCCGGGGCGATCATCTCCGGCGGCGCCGGGACGGCTGCCGAGAAAGTCGCGGCTCTGGAAGCTGCGGGAGTCGTCGTCGCGGCCAGCCCGGCGGACATGGGAGCGGCGGTCCAGCGGGCGATTGCGGCGAGGAAGTAA
- a CDS encoding dienelactone hydrolase family protein → MLRIVLLALITAGAAWSQAQADDPAPGKQVARSFVLGKREDSPQLGYWLYLPKDYQAGGEKEFPLVLFLHGSGERGSDLDKVLIHGPPKLIAGGKEFPFIVVSPQCPENQFWNIDILSRLLDDLEKDHAVDRQRIYVTGLSMGGFATWSLAASTPFRFAAVAPICGGGRPEWSYQLKNLPISVYHGEKDEGVKVERSQEMVDAIKAAGGDVRLTVYPGVGHDSWTQTYEDPKFYEWLLSKELSAKR, encoded by the coding sequence ATGTTACGCATCGTTCTGCTGGCACTGATAACTGCCGGTGCGGCCTGGTCGCAAGCGCAGGCCGATGATCCTGCCCCGGGCAAACAGGTCGCTCGAAGTTTTGTCCTTGGAAAACGCGAGGACTCTCCGCAACTGGGTTACTGGCTGTATCTGCCGAAGGACTACCAGGCCGGAGGGGAGAAAGAATTTCCGCTCGTGCTGTTCCTGCACGGCAGCGGCGAACGGGGCAGCGACCTGGACAAGGTCCTGATTCACGGCCCTCCCAAACTGATCGCCGGGGGCAAGGAGTTTCCGTTCATCGTGGTCTCGCCTCAGTGCCCGGAAAACCAGTTCTGGAACATCGACATCCTGAGCCGTCTGCTGGACGACCTGGAGAAGGACCATGCCGTCGACCGGCAACGGATCTACGTCACGGGTCTGAGCATGGGAGGCTTTGCGACCTGGTCGCTCGCCGCCAGCACGCCGTTCCGCTTTGCGGCCGTGGCTCCGATCTGCGGCGGCGGTCGGCCGGAGTGGTCGTATCAGCTCAAGAACCTGCCGATTTCGGTCTACCATGGCGAGAAAGACGAGGGGGTCAAAGTTGAGCGGTCGCAGGAGATGGTGGACGCCATCAAGGCCGCCGGCGGGGACGTCCGGCTCACCGTCTATCCCGGCGTCGGTCACGACAGTTGGACGCAGACGTATGAGGATCCGAAGTTTTATGAATGGCTGCTTTCAAAGGAGTTGTCGGCAAAACGGTAG
- a CDS encoding cyanophycinase encodes MSSWFRAGRNRPPRWRVLLWIGVATLSTGAGLLARSEIERRVARWTYSAAADGRREGGTLLIAGGGRLPDGVKRHFLELAGGDKARLVIIPAANEDAAGLREYREDWSQFTPQSVEVLHADSRSTSETPEFSRCLDEATGVWLGGGQQTWLAGWYRDTPVQERLLGVLARGGVIGGTSAGASAMSDPMIAGGRESPHRGRGLGLIQGVIIDQHFVRRNRIGRLLKMLDDYPDHVGLGVDERTAVILSVRSGRFRIVGDSCAVACCNSPGSPRPRIEFFDAGDEFDLASLRNGAPTPPSAGFDLEDILGE; translated from the coding sequence ATGTCCTCATGGTTCCGAGCCGGCCGCAATCGGCCGCCGCGCTGGCGCGTCCTCCTCTGGATTGGGGTCGCCACTCTCTCGACGGGAGCCGGCCTGCTGGCCCGCAGCGAAATCGAACGCCGGGTCGCCCGCTGGACCTACTCCGCCGCCGCAGACGGCCGACGCGAAGGAGGGACCCTGCTCATCGCCGGCGGCGGACGACTCCCCGACGGCGTCAAACGGCACTTCCTCGAACTGGCGGGAGGCGACAAAGCCCGGCTGGTCATCATCCCCGCCGCCAATGAAGACGCCGCGGGCCTCCGCGAATACCGCGAAGACTGGAGCCAGTTCACCCCGCAGTCCGTCGAAGTCCTCCATGCCGACTCACGCAGCACCTCGGAAACCCCCGAGTTCTCCCGCTGCCTCGATGAAGCCACCGGCGTCTGGCTCGGCGGCGGACAACAGACCTGGCTCGCCGGCTGGTATCGCGACACGCCCGTCCAGGAACGACTGCTGGGCGTCCTCGCACGGGGCGGCGTCATCGGCGGCACTTCCGCAGGCGCCTCCGCCATGTCCGATCCCATGATCGCCGGCGGCCGCGAATCACCTCACCGCGGTCGGGGCCTGGGGCTGATTCAGGGAGTGATCATCGATCAGCACTTCGTCCGCCGGAACCGGATCGGACGACTCCTCAAGATGCTTGACGACTACCCCGATCACGTCGGCCTCGGCGTCGACGAACGGACCGCCGTTATCCTTTCCGTCCGGTCGGGCCGGTTCCGCATCGTCGGCGACTCGTGCGCTGTCGCCTGCTGCAATTCGCCCGGCAGCCCCCGACCGCGGATCGAGTTCTTCGACGCCGGCGACGAGTTCGATCTCGCCAGCCTGAGAAACGGCGCCCCGACGCCACCCTCAGCCGGCTTTGACCTGGAAGACATTCTGGGCGAGTAG
- a CDS encoding nucleotidyl transferase AbiEii/AbiGii toxin family protein, producing MNKGNPKDIAASVRARLTEFARKHAEELQAILTRYAIERFLYRLSVSTHAESFVLKGAMLFQLWTTEPHRATKDVDLLGTGESSLERLAEVMSAVCAMDVPDDGLTFDPSAVSASRIKEDQEYEGVRVTCPVRLGNARLRLQIDVGFGDAITPSPIRVNFPTILDFPAPVLQAYPRETVIAEKFQAMTVLGMQNSRMKDFFDLWILSRDFAFDGETLVRAITATFRRRGSIPSTSTPLALTAEFGADPTKITQWEAFVRKGKLSTDSTKLDAVIASLNSFLMPLSRAAATGEKYFATWTPGGPWETRCE from the coding sequence GTGAACAAAGGGAATCCCAAAGACATCGCGGCGTCGGTTCGGGCGCGGCTGACCGAGTTCGCACGGAAACACGCGGAGGAACTCCAGGCCATTCTGACCCGGTACGCGATCGAACGGTTCCTCTACCGGTTGAGCGTTTCCACTCACGCGGAAAGCTTCGTCCTGAAGGGTGCGATGCTCTTTCAACTCTGGACGACCGAACCGCACCGGGCCACGAAAGACGTGGATCTGCTGGGAACCGGGGAAAGCTCGCTCGAGCGGCTCGCCGAGGTGATGAGCGCCGTCTGTGCGATGGACGTCCCGGACGACGGCCTCACGTTCGATCCGTCCGCCGTGTCGGCCAGCCGGATCAAGGAAGACCAGGAATACGAAGGGGTGCGAGTGACCTGCCCGGTTCGTCTCGGGAATGCCCGGCTCCGGCTTCAGATTGATGTGGGGTTTGGCGACGCCATCACGCCTTCTCCTATTCGCGTGAACTTTCCGACGATCCTCGACTTTCCTGCGCCAGTCCTCCAAGCGTACCCCAGGGAAACGGTTATCGCCGAGAAATTCCAGGCGATGACAGTCCTTGGGATGCAGAACAGCCGGATGAAGGACTTTTTCGACCTGTGGATTCTCTCTCGGGACTTCGCGTTCGATGGCGAAACGCTGGTTCGAGCAATCACCGCCACTTTCCGCCGCAGGGGATCGATTCCGTCGACTTCAACGCCGCTGGCACTCACCGCTGAATTTGGCGCTGATCCCACGAAAATCACGCAGTGGGAAGCCTTTGTCCGCAAAGGAAAGCTCTCCACCGACTCGACGAAGTTGGATGCGGTGATCGCCTCTCTCAACAGCTTTCTCATGCCCCTTTCGCGAGCGGCAGCGACAGGAGAAAAGTACTTTGCAACCTGGACGCCAGGAGGACCGTGGGAAACTCGCTGCGAGTGA
- a CDS encoding sugar phosphate isomerase/epimerase family protein yields MVHFHRRDFLGALALAGTTALLPVGQVAAAQEKKGAGIAFGLVTYQWGKDWDLPTLIANCDKAGVLGVELRTTHKHAVEPALSAADRTAVRRRFEAGRVQCVGIGSNERFDSPDQAVLKQAIEATKQFVSLSHDIGASGVKVKPDSFHKDVPREQTIAQIGRALNEVAEYAEGFGQQIRLEVHGQCAELPTIKAILDVATHPGVAVCWNSNPQDLQGSGLEQNFKLVCDRFGSTAHIHLLDSKTYPHQQLLDLFVGTDYTGWLMLEEGQVPADPAAELVRQRELFDTMLADSRRRVG; encoded by the coding sequence ATGGTCCACTTCCACCGACGCGACTTCCTCGGCGCCCTCGCTCTCGCGGGAACGACCGCCTTGCTTCCCGTGGGCCAGGTTGCCGCGGCCCAGGAGAAGAAGGGAGCCGGAATCGCCTTCGGTCTCGTTACCTATCAGTGGGGCAAGGACTGGGACCTGCCCACCCTGATCGCCAACTGCGACAAAGCCGGCGTTCTGGGCGTCGAATTGCGGACTACCCACAAGCACGCCGTCGAGCCCGCGCTCTCGGCGGCAGACCGAACCGCCGTCCGCCGGAGATTTGAGGCCGGTCGCGTGCAATGCGTGGGGATCGGCAGCAACGAGCGCTTCGACAGCCCCGATCAGGCAGTCCTCAAGCAGGCGATCGAAGCCACGAAGCAGTTTGTCTCGTTGAGCCACGATATCGGGGCGTCGGGCGTGAAGGTGAAGCCCGACTCCTTTCATAAGGACGTTCCCCGCGAGCAGACGATCGCCCAGATCGGCCGCGCCTTGAACGAAGTCGCCGAGTACGCCGAAGGCTTCGGCCAGCAGATCCGCCTCGAAGTCCACGGCCAGTGCGCCGAACTGCCGACCATCAAAGCCATTCTCGACGTCGCGACGCACCCGGGGGTCGCCGTCTGCTGGAACTCCAACCCGCAGGATCTGCAAGGGTCGGGACTCGAACAGAACTTCAAGCTGGTCTGCGATCGCTTCGGCTCGACAGCCCATATTCACCTGCTGGATTCGAAGACGTATCCGCACCAGCAGCTTCTCGACCTCTTCGTCGGCACCGACTACACCGGCTGGCTGATGCTCGAAGAAGGCCAGGTCCCCGCCGACCCCGCGGCGGAACTTGTCCGCCAGCGCGAGCTGTTCGACACAATGCTGGCCGACTCCCGCCGGCGCGTGGGCTGA
- the thrC gene encoding threonine synthase, with translation MLSTSADLACQRCINPVCGSTFAVDQTLTACPDCGSLLDIAYEWDRLPVPDSLSFFESRWSNRRNPLDYSGVWRFRDLLPFAPESQIVTIGEGQTILQPSTTVGNYVGLNAGSLFLQYEGLNPSGSFKDNGMTAASTHARMVGAKIAACASTGNTSASLAIYASTTGLFRVVVFVGSGKIAYGKLSQALDYNALTLQVLGDFDDALARVQEVAGDRGIYLCNSVNPFRLEGQKSIMFRVLESLNWEVPDWIVVPGGNLGNSSAFGKAFTELRDLGLIDRIPRLAVINAEGANTLYQLYEERGVRWNGGSPDDAIIDQFFADMDAEQRRANTLASAIEINRPVNLKKCLRALEACDGIVRQVSDQEILDAKAQVGAGGFGCEPASAASVAGARLLRREGVIAPSDRVVCILTGHQLKDPDATVAYHSGDKALFDKKLAANGVKNAPFGNQPVVVENDLQKIIEALEAN, from the coding sequence ATGCTTTCGACTTCCGCCGATCTTGCCTGCCAGCGCTGTATCAACCCCGTCTGTGGATCCACGTTTGCTGTCGATCAGACGCTGACCGCGTGCCCCGACTGCGGCTCGCTGCTCGATATCGCCTACGAATGGGACCGGCTGCCCGTTCCGGACTCGTTGAGCTTCTTCGAGAGCCGCTGGAGCAATCGTCGAAATCCGCTCGACTACAGCGGCGTGTGGCGTTTCCGCGACCTGCTGCCCTTCGCTCCGGAATCGCAGATCGTCACGATCGGCGAAGGCCAGACGATTCTGCAGCCATCGACGACCGTTGGAAACTATGTCGGACTCAATGCCGGCAGCCTGTTTCTGCAATATGAGGGGCTGAATCCCTCCGGCAGCTTCAAAGACAACGGGATGACCGCCGCCAGCACGCACGCCCGGATGGTCGGCGCCAAGATTGCCGCGTGCGCCTCGACGGGGAATACCAGCGCTTCGCTGGCGATCTATGCCAGCACCACGGGGCTGTTCCGCGTCGTGGTGTTTGTCGGCAGCGGGAAGATTGCTTACGGAAAGCTGTCGCAGGCCCTGGATTACAACGCGCTGACGCTGCAGGTGCTCGGGGATTTCGACGACGCCCTGGCCCGGGTTCAGGAAGTGGCCGGCGACCGGGGAATCTACCTCTGCAACAGCGTGAACCCTTTCCGGCTGGAAGGGCAGAAGTCGATCATGTTCCGCGTGCTGGAATCCTTGAACTGGGAAGTCCCCGACTGGATCGTCGTCCCGGGCGGCAACCTCGGCAACAGCAGCGCGTTCGGCAAAGCCTTCACTGAACTGCGCGATCTGGGGCTGATCGACCGGATTCCCCGACTGGCGGTGATCAACGCCGAGGGGGCGAACACGCTGTACCAGCTCTACGAGGAGCGCGGCGTCCGCTGGAATGGCGGCAGTCCCGACGACGCCATCATCGACCAGTTTTTCGCGGACATGGACGCGGAGCAGCGCCGCGCGAATACGCTGGCGAGCGCGATCGAGATCAACCGTCCGGTCAATTTGAAGAAGTGTCTGCGGGCGCTGGAGGCATGCGACGGCATCGTGCGCCAGGTCTCCGACCAGGAAATTCTCGACGCCAAGGCCCAGGTCGGTGCGGGAGGCTTCGGCTGCGAGCCGGCCAGCGCCGCCAGCGTGGCCGGCGCCCGGCTGCTGCGGCGCGAAGGGGTGATCGCCCCCAGCGACCGCGTCGTCTGCATCCTGACGGGCCACCAACTCAAGGATCCTGATGCAACCGTCGCCTACCATTCGGGCGACAAAGCCCTCTTCGACAAGAAACTGGCTGCCAATGGCGTGAAAAACGCACCGTTCGGCAATCAGCCGGTGGTGGTCGAGAACGATCTGCAGAAGATCATCGAGGCCCTTGAGGCGAATTGA
- a CDS encoding type IV toxin-antitoxin system AbiEi family antitoxin domain-containing protein: MGSYANRLIELARRRGVLRAADLAECSIPRVYLTRLVADGVLERPSRGLYVLAGDGVTENRSLAEAGRRVPHGVVCLLSALQFHGLTTQFPFEVWLAIDRKARRPKVESPPLRIVRFSGSDLTNGVAAHNVEGVTVKVTDPARTVVDCFVYRKKIGIDVALEALRDCLRKKKASADDLYRAARARRMANVMRPYLEAMFA, from the coding sequence GTGGGCAGCTATGCAAACCGGCTCATCGAGCTGGCTCGGCGGCGGGGAGTCCTCCGCGCCGCCGACCTGGCAGAGTGTTCCATTCCTCGCGTCTACCTCACCCGCCTCGTCGCCGACGGCGTGCTGGAGCGGCCGTCCCGAGGCCTGTATGTCCTTGCGGGGGACGGCGTGACAGAGAACCGCAGTCTGGCCGAAGCCGGCCGCAGGGTTCCGCACGGCGTCGTCTGCCTCCTCTCCGCGCTCCAGTTTCACGGCCTCACCACCCAATTCCCGTTTGAAGTCTGGCTAGCCATCGACCGGAAGGCGCGACGGCCGAAGGTCGAGTCTCCGCCCCTGCGCATCGTCCGCTTCTCCGGTTCCGATCTGACGAACGGCGTCGCCGCTCACAACGTCGAAGGGGTCACGGTGAAGGTGACCGATCCGGCGCGGACGGTCGTGGACTGCTTTGTCTATCGCAAGAAGATCGGAATCGACGTGGCGCTGGAAGCGCTTCGCGATTGCCTGCGGAAGAAAAAAGCGTCCGCCGACGACCTGTATCGCGCCGCCAGGGCCCGTCGGATGGCGAACGTCATGCGGCCCTATCTGGAGGCGATGTTCGCGTGA